A single region of the Vicia villosa cultivar HV-30 ecotype Madison, WI linkage group LG4, Vvil1.0, whole genome shotgun sequence genome encodes:
- the LOC131596141 gene encoding structural maintenance of chromosomes flexible hinge domain-containing protein GMI1 isoform X4 has product MHISGGMERAMVVTNPKKRKLAITEDDDDDIGIRKRVFRFKVLLPNGTSVELKVPSAENEMHVGEFVGLVRKKYLELKSKFEWMKKKRDINWKGSGLYLEDAGDNKIRNVIEFKNFAPRKCHILRLNDGSSDVAHTFENMWDLTPDIDLLLELPEEYDFEAAIADLIDNALQAVWSNGKNNRKLVRVNVTDEKISIFDSGTGMDDSDENSLVKWGKMGASIHRLSKSLAIGGNPPYLLPYFGMFGYGGPVASMHLGRRTRVSSKTKQVKKVYTLLLQREALLSRSHPEATWKTNGGIRDPLKDEISNSDGSFTKVDIIEPKEKGVDINNLRCRLKDIYFPYIQNDDLSARGKTITPIEFQINGVDLTEIQGGEVATTNLHSCNGPEFVLQLHLSIKDDHDGTRGFNEANARLRFVYFPFTEGKESIEKILEKLTADGYIIRENFQDFSRVSIRRLGRLLPDARWTFLPFMDFRNKRLSGSRGSILKRCSLRVKCFVETDAGFKPTQSKTDLAHHNHFTVALKNLGSKISDKETAAVSVEISTGTKMVTPAQLEKEYQEWIIKMHNQYDEEADATAEDNPVIIVSPPNKKALGISKEVVRVHHILKRKEKSWTHGQRIKVLKGACPGISNNVYATIDCFLLEGFEGDPGGEARIMCRPIDIPAEKGCYLDDNEVDPTLNVGSSLSLPITVIDTEKLVTVGDVEWENRLNKIQQKSPACFDTPNPNRYKRQQVGEVDSISKSFDKRVTGIPSHGAQKYELLTDDQSKSFDKRVTGKPSHGAEKYALLTDDQSKSFDKRVTGKPSHCAEKYELLTDDQSPELEVRAGYNFPTLSIAYYDIHGNRVPFQTTPDVAIQLQAAENLYFEVHGMKIGLSTDNMILKIMDAMVTSNELDKIRPSYRTTLIITSKQFPLSLTVPCRVFPSYPKHVILKPEIREDQLLPGFICKELMLEMFDTYRNHVSEGMKVDIVVAGFEMLNHCSTSYKVDDKGKINLSGLLKLTAGYGEIASISVVFQNTSIFKQEFSIARRSLRIASKVPDICAAGGQLENIEFEVINIDGEVDTKIHHDDQHCQFHMLTIKSDFFSAEESIRYTFKHGRCTIPSINVPEIEGTFSFEASHTQYAGLCRDVEVEVIRMSNVKDATQLPPDKNILPPQELTPLYPENNLMISILNNDSKKLEKIFRLGEKIKQVEECLEDSLKQKDEIEKDMLMLQDNFQHYQLDYVDSRFTNTKEEMATKIKNMENSAASVLCSLTTDKKQRNIFLEDIIGVVALLGSVQSPELSRILAEYVGEEKMLGVICKSFNTAISLEKYKHNGEIDHEHALHAEAAALGKAISNRFFVMCFENIRPHNGSWHDNNSQRKLFLPDPKMPNGKTPAGFIGYAVNMIDLDTHHLQTRTTSGYGLRETVLFSLFKKLHVYKTRENMVDALPCIEEGAVSLDGGIIREHGTLSLGYGIPSICFPCTYKTDISPEAKEILTQIEEKQEQLLIIEGNFKKATKHHQKYLQKFKDKEKKYNNLMDTIKTEKFEQRPLVD; this is encoded by the exons ATGCATATT AGTGGAGGCATGGAAAGGGCAATGGTTGTTACGAACCCTAAGAAGAGGAAGCTGGCGATAACCGAAGACGATGACGATGATATTGGAATACGAAAAAGAGTGTTCAGGTTCAAGGTTTTGTTGCCGAATGGAACCAGTGTGGAATTGAAAGTGCCGAGTGCGGAAAATGAAATGCATGTTGGGGAGTTCGTTGGATTAGTTCGAAAAAAGTATTTGGAACTTAAGAGTAAATTTgaatggatgaagaagaaaagggaTATAAATTGGAAGGGAAGTGGTTTGTATCTCGAGGATGCTGGGGATAACAAGATCAGAAATGTTATTGAATTCAAAAATTTCGCGCCTCGCAAGTGCCATATTTTGCGCCTTAAT GATGGGAGTAGCGATGTTGCTCATACCTTTGAG AATATGTGGGACTTAACACCGGATATAGATTTGCTGCTGGAGCTTCCTGAAGAATATGATTTTGAAGCGGCTATTGCTGACTTGATT GATAATGCTTTGCAAGCTGTGTGGTCCAACGGGAAAAATAATCGGAAGCTAGTTAG AGTAAATGTTACTGACGAGAAGATTTCAATTTTCGACAGTGGTACTGGAATGGATGACTCCGATGAGAATTCACTAGTAAAATG GGGAAAGATGGGCGCTTCTATTCACAGATTATCGAAATCATTGGCTATTGGGGGAAACCCCCCATACTTATTG CCTTACTTTGGGATGTTTGGATACGGAGGACCTGTAGCATCTATGCACCTGGGGAG GCGTACTCGTGTTTCGTCCAAAACAAAACAAGTAAAGAAAGTCTACACGTTACTTCTTCAGAGAGAAGCTTTGTTAAGTAGATCTCATCCTGAAGCCACATGGAAG accaatggtggcataagagaccccCTAAAGGATGAAATTAGTAATTCTGATGGCAGTTTTACAAAG GTTGATATTATAGAgccaaaagaaaaaggtgttgatATTAACAATCTCCGGTGCCGCCTCAAGGACATATATTTCCCCTACATTCAG AATGATGACTTGTCTGCCAGAGGGAAGACTATTACACCAATTGAGTTTCAG ATCAACGGTGTTGATCTGACAGAGATTCAGGGTGGGGAGGTCGCAACTACCAATTTGCATTCTTGCAATGGTCCTGAATTTGTTCTGCAGCTTCATCTGTCAATTAAAGATGACCATGATG GCACAAGAGGATTCAATGAAGCAAATGCTCGCCTTAGATTTGTATATTTCCCTTTCACAGAG GGAAAGGAGAGTAttgagaagattttggaaaaattaACGGCCGATGGTTATATTATAAGAGAAAACTTCCAAGATTTTAGCCGGGTCTCCATTAGGCGGCTTGGCCGTCTCCTTCCAGATGCTCGTTGG ACTTTCCTTCCTTTTATGGACTTTAGGAACAAAAGACTAAGTGGCAGTAGAGGAAGCATACTGAAGAGATGTTCGCTGAGGGTTAAATGCTTTGTTG AAACTGATGCTGGTTTTAAGCCAACCCAGTCAAAG ACGGATTTAGCTCACCACAATCATTTCACTGTTGCTTTGAAGAATTTGGGAAGTAAAATTTCAGACAAAGAGACCG CAGCTGTTTCTGTTGAAATTAGCACGGGTACAAAAATGGTAACTCCTGCGCAGCTCGAAAAGGAGTACCAAGAGTGGATAATAAAAATGCACAATCAATATGATGAAGAAGCTGATGCCACTGCAGAGGATAACCCTGTTATAATTGTCAGTCCACCAAACAAGAAAGCACTTGGCATTTCTAAAGAGG TCGTCAGAGTTCACCATATtctaaaaagaaaggaaaaatcaTGGACTCATGGACAGAGAATTAAAGTGTTAAAAGGAGCATGTCCTGGGATTTCAAACAACGTTTATGCAACCATAGATTGCTTTTTGCTTGAAGGATTTGAAGGAGATCCGGGTG gAGAAGCTCGGATTATGTGCAG GCCAATAGATATCCCTGCTGAGAAGGGGTGTTATCTCGACGACAATGAGGTAGACCCCACATTGAATGTTGGTAGCTCATTGTCTTTACCTATAACAGTTATCGATACAGAAAAG CTTGTAACTGTTGGAGATGTTGAATGGGAGAATCGACTTAATAAGATACAACAGAAATCTCCTGCTTGTTTTGACACACCGAACCCAAACCGTTATAAACGACAGCAAGTTGGGGAG GTGGACTCAATCAGTAAAAGTTTTGACAAGAGGGTGACAGGGATACCTTCTCATGGTGCCCAGAAGTACGAACTTCTAACTGATGATCAAAGTAAAAGTTTTGACAAGAGGGTGACAGGGAAACCTTCTCATGGTGCCGAGAAGTACGCACTTCTAACTGATGATCAAAGTAAAAGTTTTGACAAGAGGGTGACAGGGAAACCTTCTCATTGTGCTGAGAAGTACGAACTTCTAACTGATGATCAAAGTCCAGAGCTAGAAGTAAG GGCTGGTTATAACTTTCCAACCTTATccattgcatattatgacatccATGGTAATCGAGTACCATTTCAAACAACTCCGGATGTGGCTATCCAACTTCAGGCAGCTGAGAACTTGTACTTCGAAGTACATGGAATGAAGATTGGACTTTCAACTGataatatgattttaaaaatCATG GATGCAATGGTTACAAGTAATGAATTGGACAAGATAAGACCCAGCTATAGAACTACTTTGATTATTacttcaaaacaatttccattGTCACTAACCGTTCCATGTCGAG TTTTTCCTAGTTATCCCAAACATGTTATACTGAAGCCTGAGATAAGAGAAGACCAACTACTTCCAGGTTTCATTTGCAAGGAGTTAATGTTGGAG ATGTTTGATACATATAGAAACCATGTGTCTGAAGGCATGAAGGTTGATATTGTTGTGGCTGGATTTGAAATGCTAAATCATTGCAGTACTTCATACAAG GTGGATGATAAAGGAAAAATTAATCTTAGTGGTCTGCTAAAGTTAACTGCAGGTTACGGAGAAATTG CATCCATatctgttgtttttcaaaatacaaGTATTTTCAAGCAAGAGTTTTCAATTGCGCGAAGAAGCTTGAGAATTGCatcaaag GTGCCTGATATTTGTGCTGCTGGTGGTCAGCTAGAAAACATTGAATTTGAAGTTATCAATATTGATGGAGAAGTAGATACGAAAATTCATCACGATGATCAACATTGTCAGTTTCATATGCTTACAATTAAGTCAGACTTCTTCAGTGCAGAGGAATCTATACGGTACACTTTTAAGCATGGGCGCTGTACTATCCCTTCCATCAATGTTCCAGAAATTGAGGGGACTTTTAGTTTTGAAGCTTCTCATACACAATATGCTGGGCTATGTCGGGATGTAGag GTTGAAGTTATCAGAATGTCCAATGTGAAAGATGCTACACAACTTCCCCCGGATAAGAACATTTTGCCCCCGCAGGAACTAACACCACTTTATCCTGAAAACAACTTAATGATCTCTATCTTAAATAATGATAGCAAG AAACTTGAAAAGATTTTCCGACTTGGTGAGAAAATTAAGCAAGtagaagaatgtcttgaagataGTTTGAAGCAAAAGGATGAGATTGAGAAAGATATGTTGATGCTGCaag ATAATTTTCAACATTATCAGTTAGACTATGTGGACTCTAGGTTTACCAACACCAAAGAGGAAATggctacaaaaattaaaaacatggAAAATTCAGCAGCTTCTGTCCTATGCAGTCTGACTACAGACAAAAAGCAACGGAATATTTTCTTGGAAGATATAATTGGGGTTGTTGCCCTCCTTGGTTCCGTTCAGAGTCCTGAGCTTAGCAG AATTTTAGCTGAATATGTTGGTGAAGAAAAAATGCTGGGCGTTATTTGTAAATCTTTCAATACTGCAATTTCTCTAGAGAAGTATAAACATAATGGAGAAATCGATCATGAGCATGCTTTGCATGCTGAAGCAGCTGCTCTTGGAAAAGCTATAAGCAACCGTTTTTTTGTCATGTGTTTTGAAAATATAAG GCCACACAATGGGTCCTGGCATGATAATAACTCTCAGAGGAAGCTATTCTTGCCTGATCCCAAGATGCCAAATGGGAAAACGCCAGCAGGCTTTATAGGTTATGCAGTTAATATGATTGATCTAGACACCCATCACCTGCAAACAAGGACAACTTCAGGGTACGGGCTTCGCGAAACCGTGCTCTTTAGCCTTTTCAAGAAGCTCCATGTTTATAAAACGCGAGAGAATATGGTGGATGCTCTTCCCTGTATAGAGGAGGGTGCTGTATCATTAGATGGTGGTATTATAAGAGAACATGGAACTCTTTCTCTTGGTTATGG GATTCCTAGTATATGCTTTCCTTGTACATACAAGACGGACATTTCTCCAGAAGCTAAGGAAATCTTGACTCAGATTGAAGAAAAACAAGAACAGCTGCTGATCATTGAAGGAAATTTCAAAAAAGCAACTAAACATCACCAGAAGTATCTACAAAAATTTAAGGATAAAGAGAAGAAATATAATAATCTTATGGATACAATTAAGACCGAGAAATTCGAACAAAGACCTCTGGTAGACTAA
- the LOC131596141 gene encoding structural maintenance of chromosomes flexible hinge domain-containing protein GMI1 isoform X3 → MERAMVVTNPKKRKLAITEDDDDDIGIRKRVFRFKVLLPNGTSVELKVPSAENEMHVGEFVGLVRKKYLELKSKFEWMKKKRDINWKGSGLYLEDAGDNKIRNVIEFKNFAPRKCHILRLNDGSSDVAHTFENMWDLTPDIDLLLELPEEYDFEAAIADLIDNALQAVWSNGKNNRKLVRVNVTDEKISIFDSGTGMDDSDENSLVKWGKMGASIHRLSKSLAIGGNPPYLLPYFGMFGYGGPVASMHLGRRTRVSSKTKQVKKVYTLLLQREALLSRSHPEATWKTNGGIRDPLKDEISNSDGSFTKVDIIEPKEKGVDINNLRCRLKDIYFPYIQNDDLSARGKTITPIEFQINGVDLTEIQGGEVATTNLHSCNGPEFVLQLHLSIKDDHDGTRGFNEANARLRFVYFPFTEGKESIEKILEKLTADGYIIRENFQDFSRVSIRRLGRLLPDARWTFLPFMDFRNKRLSGSRGSILKRCSLRVKCFVETDAGFKPTQSKTDLAHHNHFTVALKNLGSKISDKETAAVSVEISTGTKMVTPAQLEKEYQEWIIKMHNQYDEEADATAEDNPVIIVSPPNKKALGISKEVVRVHHILKRKEKSWTHGQRIKVLKGACPGISNNVYATIDCFLLEGFEGDPGGEARIMCRPIDIPAEKGCYLDDNEVDPTLNVGSSLSLPITVIDTEKLVTVGDVEWENRLNKIQQKSPACFDTPNPNRYKRQQVGEVDSISKSFDKRVTGIPSHGAQKYELLTDDQSKSFDKRVTGKPSHGAEKYALLTDDQSKSFDKRVTGKPSHCAEKYELLTDDQSPELEVRAGYNFPTLSIAYYDIHGNRVPFQTTPDVAIQLQAAENLYFEVHGMKIGLSTDNMILKIMDAMVTSNELDKIRPSYRTTLIITSKQFPLSLTVPCRVFPSYPKHVILKPEIREDQLLPGFICKELMLEMFDTYRNHVSEGMKVDIVVAGFEMLNHCSTSYKVDDKGKINLSGLLKLTAGYGEIASISVVFQNTSIFKQEFSIARRSLRIASKVPDICAAGGQLENIEFEVINIDGEVDTKIHHDDQHCQFHMLTIKSDFFSAEESIRYTFKHGRCTIPSINVPEIEGTFSFEASHTQYAGLCRDVEVEVIRMSNVKDATQLPPDKNILPPQELTPLYPENNLMISILNNDSKKLEKIFRLGEKIKQVEECLEDSLKQKDEIEKDMLMLQDNFQHYQLDYVDSRFTNTKEEMATKIKNMENSAASVLCSLTTDKKQRNIFLEDIIGVVALLGSVQSPELSRILAEYVGEEKMLGVICKSFNTAISLEKYKHNGEIDHEHALHAEAAALGKAISNRFFVMCFENIRPYNSIDRPHNGSWHDNNSQRKLFLPDPKMPNGKTPAGFIGYAVNMIDLDTHHLQTRTTSGYGLRETVLFSLFKKLHVYKTRENMVDALPCIEEGAVSLDGGIIREHGTLSLGYGIPSICFPCTYKTDISPEAKEILTQIEEKQEQLLIIEGNFKKATKHHQKYLQKFKDKEKKYNNLMDTIKTEKFEQRPLVD, encoded by the exons ATGGAAAGGGCAATGGTTGTTACGAACCCTAAGAAGAGGAAGCTGGCGATAACCGAAGACGATGACGATGATATTGGAATACGAAAAAGAGTGTTCAGGTTCAAGGTTTTGTTGCCGAATGGAACCAGTGTGGAATTGAAAGTGCCGAGTGCGGAAAATGAAATGCATGTTGGGGAGTTCGTTGGATTAGTTCGAAAAAAGTATTTGGAACTTAAGAGTAAATTTgaatggatgaagaagaaaagggaTATAAATTGGAAGGGAAGTGGTTTGTATCTCGAGGATGCTGGGGATAACAAGATCAGAAATGTTATTGAATTCAAAAATTTCGCGCCTCGCAAGTGCCATATTTTGCGCCTTAAT GATGGGAGTAGCGATGTTGCTCATACCTTTGAG AATATGTGGGACTTAACACCGGATATAGATTTGCTGCTGGAGCTTCCTGAAGAATATGATTTTGAAGCGGCTATTGCTGACTTGATT GATAATGCTTTGCAAGCTGTGTGGTCCAACGGGAAAAATAATCGGAAGCTAGTTAG AGTAAATGTTACTGACGAGAAGATTTCAATTTTCGACAGTGGTACTGGAATGGATGACTCCGATGAGAATTCACTAGTAAAATG GGGAAAGATGGGCGCTTCTATTCACAGATTATCGAAATCATTGGCTATTGGGGGAAACCCCCCATACTTATTG CCTTACTTTGGGATGTTTGGATACGGAGGACCTGTAGCATCTATGCACCTGGGGAG GCGTACTCGTGTTTCGTCCAAAACAAAACAAGTAAAGAAAGTCTACACGTTACTTCTTCAGAGAGAAGCTTTGTTAAGTAGATCTCATCCTGAAGCCACATGGAAG accaatggtggcataagagaccccCTAAAGGATGAAATTAGTAATTCTGATGGCAGTTTTACAAAG GTTGATATTATAGAgccaaaagaaaaaggtgttgatATTAACAATCTCCGGTGCCGCCTCAAGGACATATATTTCCCCTACATTCAG AATGATGACTTGTCTGCCAGAGGGAAGACTATTACACCAATTGAGTTTCAG ATCAACGGTGTTGATCTGACAGAGATTCAGGGTGGGGAGGTCGCAACTACCAATTTGCATTCTTGCAATGGTCCTGAATTTGTTCTGCAGCTTCATCTGTCAATTAAAGATGACCATGATG GCACAAGAGGATTCAATGAAGCAAATGCTCGCCTTAGATTTGTATATTTCCCTTTCACAGAG GGAAAGGAGAGTAttgagaagattttggaaaaattaACGGCCGATGGTTATATTATAAGAGAAAACTTCCAAGATTTTAGCCGGGTCTCCATTAGGCGGCTTGGCCGTCTCCTTCCAGATGCTCGTTGG ACTTTCCTTCCTTTTATGGACTTTAGGAACAAAAGACTAAGTGGCAGTAGAGGAAGCATACTGAAGAGATGTTCGCTGAGGGTTAAATGCTTTGTTG AAACTGATGCTGGTTTTAAGCCAACCCAGTCAAAG ACGGATTTAGCTCACCACAATCATTTCACTGTTGCTTTGAAGAATTTGGGAAGTAAAATTTCAGACAAAGAGACCG CAGCTGTTTCTGTTGAAATTAGCACGGGTACAAAAATGGTAACTCCTGCGCAGCTCGAAAAGGAGTACCAAGAGTGGATAATAAAAATGCACAATCAATATGATGAAGAAGCTGATGCCACTGCAGAGGATAACCCTGTTATAATTGTCAGTCCACCAAACAAGAAAGCACTTGGCATTTCTAAAGAGG TCGTCAGAGTTCACCATATtctaaaaagaaaggaaaaatcaTGGACTCATGGACAGAGAATTAAAGTGTTAAAAGGAGCATGTCCTGGGATTTCAAACAACGTTTATGCAACCATAGATTGCTTTTTGCTTGAAGGATTTGAAGGAGATCCGGGTG gAGAAGCTCGGATTATGTGCAG GCCAATAGATATCCCTGCTGAGAAGGGGTGTTATCTCGACGACAATGAGGTAGACCCCACATTGAATGTTGGTAGCTCATTGTCTTTACCTATAACAGTTATCGATACAGAAAAG CTTGTAACTGTTGGAGATGTTGAATGGGAGAATCGACTTAATAAGATACAACAGAAATCTCCTGCTTGTTTTGACACACCGAACCCAAACCGTTATAAACGACAGCAAGTTGGGGAG GTGGACTCAATCAGTAAAAGTTTTGACAAGAGGGTGACAGGGATACCTTCTCATGGTGCCCAGAAGTACGAACTTCTAACTGATGATCAAAGTAAAAGTTTTGACAAGAGGGTGACAGGGAAACCTTCTCATGGTGCCGAGAAGTACGCACTTCTAACTGATGATCAAAGTAAAAGTTTTGACAAGAGGGTGACAGGGAAACCTTCTCATTGTGCTGAGAAGTACGAACTTCTAACTGATGATCAAAGTCCAGAGCTAGAAGTAAG GGCTGGTTATAACTTTCCAACCTTATccattgcatattatgacatccATGGTAATCGAGTACCATTTCAAACAACTCCGGATGTGGCTATCCAACTTCAGGCAGCTGAGAACTTGTACTTCGAAGTACATGGAATGAAGATTGGACTTTCAACTGataatatgattttaaaaatCATG GATGCAATGGTTACAAGTAATGAATTGGACAAGATAAGACCCAGCTATAGAACTACTTTGATTATTacttcaaaacaatttccattGTCACTAACCGTTCCATGTCGAG TTTTTCCTAGTTATCCCAAACATGTTATACTGAAGCCTGAGATAAGAGAAGACCAACTACTTCCAGGTTTCATTTGCAAGGAGTTAATGTTGGAG ATGTTTGATACATATAGAAACCATGTGTCTGAAGGCATGAAGGTTGATATTGTTGTGGCTGGATTTGAAATGCTAAATCATTGCAGTACTTCATACAAG GTGGATGATAAAGGAAAAATTAATCTTAGTGGTCTGCTAAAGTTAACTGCAGGTTACGGAGAAATTG CATCCATatctgttgtttttcaaaatacaaGTATTTTCAAGCAAGAGTTTTCAATTGCGCGAAGAAGCTTGAGAATTGCatcaaag GTGCCTGATATTTGTGCTGCTGGTGGTCAGCTAGAAAACATTGAATTTGAAGTTATCAATATTGATGGAGAAGTAGATACGAAAATTCATCACGATGATCAACATTGTCAGTTTCATATGCTTACAATTAAGTCAGACTTCTTCAGTGCAGAGGAATCTATACGGTACACTTTTAAGCATGGGCGCTGTACTATCCCTTCCATCAATGTTCCAGAAATTGAGGGGACTTTTAGTTTTGAAGCTTCTCATACACAATATGCTGGGCTATGTCGGGATGTAGag GTTGAAGTTATCAGAATGTCCAATGTGAAAGATGCTACACAACTTCCCCCGGATAAGAACATTTTGCCCCCGCAGGAACTAACACCACTTTATCCTGAAAACAACTTAATGATCTCTATCTTAAATAATGATAGCAAG AAACTTGAAAAGATTTTCCGACTTGGTGAGAAAATTAAGCAAGtagaagaatgtcttgaagataGTTTGAAGCAAAAGGATGAGATTGAGAAAGATATGTTGATGCTGCaag ATAATTTTCAACATTATCAGTTAGACTATGTGGACTCTAGGTTTACCAACACCAAAGAGGAAATggctacaaaaattaaaaacatggAAAATTCAGCAGCTTCTGTCCTATGCAGTCTGACTACAGACAAAAAGCAACGGAATATTTTCTTGGAAGATATAATTGGGGTTGTTGCCCTCCTTGGTTCCGTTCAGAGTCCTGAGCTTAGCAG AATTTTAGCTGAATATGTTGGTGAAGAAAAAATGCTGGGCGTTATTTGTAAATCTTTCAATACTGCAATTTCTCTAGAGAAGTATAAACATAATGGAGAAATCGATCATGAGCATGCTTTGCATGCTGAAGCAGCTGCTCTTGGAAAAGCTATAAGCAACCGTTTTTTTGTCATGTGTTTTGAAAATATAAG GCCATACAATTCGATTGACAGGCCACACAATGGGTCCTGGCATGATAATAACTCTCAGAGGAAGCTATTCTTGCCTGATCCCAAGATGCCAAATGGGAAAACGCCAGCAGGCTTTATAGGTTATGCAGTTAATATGATTGATCTAGACACCCATCACCTGCAAACAAGGACAACTTCAGGGTACGGGCTTCGCGAAACCGTGCTCTTTAGCCTTTTCAAGAAGCTCCATGTTTATAAAACGCGAGAGAATATGGTGGATGCTCTTCCCTGTATAGAGGAGGGTGCTGTATCATTAGATGGTGGTATTATAAGAGAACATGGAACTCTTTCTCTTGGTTATGG GATTCCTAGTATATGCTTTCCTTGTACATACAAGACGGACATTTCTCCAGAAGCTAAGGAAATCTTGACTCAGATTGAAGAAAAACAAGAACAGCTGCTGATCATTGAAGGAAATTTCAAAAAAGCAACTAAACATCACCAGAAGTATCTACAAAAATTTAAGGATAAAGAGAAGAAATATAATAATCTTATGGATACAATTAAGACCGAGAAATTCGAACAAAGACCTCTGGTAGACTAA